AATGTGAAACAAAACAGAAGCAGTAAAAATCACCCCGGAAACCCAGTGCAGCGTCACCCACGCAAACTTGATCCCCAAAATCGGCAAGAAACCAGTCAATAACAGGGCAATCATACACGCTGCCATCAACCAGTGATTGATTCGGGTAGCGAGAGTATGTCTCAGCAGAGCATTCATTGACCGTTTTTTTTCACCAAAAAGTGCATATAACCCGCATGCAAAACAATAAACACAACGCCAGCACCTGCAAAATACCCGATCAGGTCCCACGAAAGACCTTCTAAAACCCGCTGTCCCCAGGCATCGCTGGTATATCGAAAAATATCCATCAACTTTCTCGTATTGCCCGTTTGACCAGACTTTCCATCAGGGGAATCTTAAACCCATTGTAATTCAGCGGCGTGGCGCCCCGGCTTGCCGCACTCGCAGCGAGATCGGCAGACGCGCCATTTTGGGGACTGCCCTTGGTCACCTCTTCCACAACCGTCAAGCGTAGCGGCACACACGCAACACCACCACAGGCCAGGCGGATATCGGCAATCGCGTCGTTCTCTACCTTCATCGCAGAGGCAATATTGACCAGCGCGAAATCCCAGGTATTCCTTTCGGCCACCTTTTCAAAATAAAAACGCGCACCTGCCCAGGTGTTGGGAATCACAATCGACTTGAGCAAATCACCCGGTTGCAAAATCGTCATGTGCATAATATCCACATCTGGACCAATAAAAAAGTTCTCTGCCAGCACCTCTTTTTCTCCATCGCCATTTACAACCACCATACGCGCATCGAGGGCAACAAGTGCGGGTGCAGTATCTGAAGGAGACACGGCAATACACCGATCCGCCCCAAAAAGACAATGTTCGCGGTCGATTCCCTCGGGCGTATCCGCATAACATGTATTCCCGCCCGCGCGATAACAATCCAGCCCATATCGATAATACCAGCACCGCG
The Gemmatimonadota bacterium genome window above contains:
- a CDS encoding xanthine dehydrogenase family protein subunit M, with translation MLKDMMANFELYQPTTIDHALNLMDRYGDDGWVLAGGQDSFDWFKDRAKKPRAVIDINGIDDLHGIRETADGIEIGALTTLTEIETSSLIKEKYGVLADAARHVASPQIRNVGTIGGNVCQDTRCWYYRYGLDCYRAGGNTCYADTPEGIDREHCLFGADRCIAVSPSDTAPALVALDARMVVVNGDGEKEVLAENFFIGPDVDIMHMTILQPGDLLKSIVIPNTWAGARFYFEKVAERNTWDFALVNIASAMKVENDAIADIRLACGGVACVPLRLTVVEEVTKGSPQNGASADLAASAASRGATPLNYNGFKIPLMESLVKRAIRES